A window of Chaetodon auriga isolate fChaAug3 chromosome 2, fChaAug3.hap1, whole genome shotgun sequence contains these coding sequences:
- the acot8 gene encoding acyl-coenzyme A thioesterase 8: MAEKEANDGSDASGSTNNGDYSAGTESLKSPEGESSESPASHYAQDLKSVLVTSVLNLEKLDVDLYRGTHHWVPRTRRLFGGQIVGQALVAAAKSVSDNLYAHSLHCYFVRAGDPKIPVLYQVERTRDGRSFAVRSVKAIQHGQPIFICQMSFHMQQESPLQHHFTMPVVPQPEDLLTVEELIHLYLSKPDLAESAKQGLHKLLANEVPIEIKPINPPHFYRLGAAEPKKLFWVRARGYIGEGNMKLHCCVAAYVSDFSFLDTALLPYPNYRAKFMASLDHAMWFHSTFRSDEWMLYECESPWAGGSRGLVQGRLWRRDGVLAASCSQEGVMRVIPVTKPSRL; encoded by the exons ATGGCGGAGAAAGAGGCGAATGATGGCAGTGACGCTAGCGGGTCGACGAATAATGGTGACTATTCAGCAGGTACTGAGTCACTGAAATCACCTGAAGGTGAAAGCTCGGAGAGCCCTGCGTCTCACTATGCTCAGGACCTCAAAAGCGTCCTGGTCACCAGCGTGTTAAACCTGGAGAAGCTCGACGTAGACCTGTACAG AGGGACGCACCACTGGGTGCCCCGCACCCGCCGTTTGTTTGGGGGTCAAATAGTCGGGCAGGCCCTCGTAGCAGCAGCCAAATCTGTCAGCGATAACCTCTATGCCCATTCTCTCCACTGCTACTTTGTACGAGCAG GGGATCCCAAGATTCCAGTGTTGTATCAGGTGGAACGCACACGAGATGGTCGCAGTTTCGCAGTGCGCTCTGTCAAGGCCATCCAGCACGGACAGCCTATATTTATCTGCCAAATGTCCTTCCACATGCAACAGGAGAGCCCTCTGCAGCACCACTTCACCATGCCGGTGGTCCCTCAGCCTGAAGACCTCCTCACTGTAGAGGAGCTCATTCACCTTTATCTCAG TAAACCAGACCTAGCAGAGAGTGCAAAACAAGGCCTGCACAAACTGCTGGCTAATGAGGTCCCCATTGAGATAAAGCCGATCAACCCACCGCACTTTTACAGACTTGGTGCAGCTGAGCCCAAGAAGCTGTTCTGGGTGCGAGCGCGAGGATATATTG gtgaagGCAACATGAAGCTGCATTGCTGCGTCGCTGCTTATGTGTCAGACTTTTCCTTCCTGGACACAGCGCTGCTGCCTTATCCCAACTACAGGGCCAAGTTCATGGCCTCCCTAGACCACGCCATGTGGTTCCACAGCACTTTCCGCAGTGACGAGTGGATGCTGTATGAGTGCGAGAGCCCGTGGGCAG GGGGCAGCAGAGGGCTGGTTCAAGGCCGACTGTGGAGAAGAGATGGGGTGCTGGCTGCCTCCTGCTCCCAGGAGGGTGTCATGAGAGTGATACCTGTCACAAAGCCCAGCAGACTATAA